The genomic region TATCGGTCCCTCAAGTGCTACGATCATTTATCGACACTCATGAGTTGCTCATGTGGAACCGGAAGCGTGCCGCAACTGATAACATTGCAAGTCAAATTTTCAGTCGTTGTACACTCATCAGTTCTGTGCGCTGTCTGGGTGTCGAAGCCAAGCTTAATCATTGGAATCGCATTATATCGAAGCAGCTTAATCTTGCCATCACCGGTCGCGCTTCGCCGGTAGACCTGCTCATCACCGACATGTCCGGCTGCTTGCGTGCTTGTTTCGACAATGGGACTCTCAAGTGGTTCATATGATCTACAACTCGATGAAATATCAGTGATTTCGATGTTATTCATTTCAGTGAAGTAGCTCTGTATCCCGCTAAGTGCCTTCTTCGTATCAATATTAGCACTCAGTCGAATGTAATCATGACATCATGACGCTAAGAAAATCTCTTCAAAGGTATGCTTCAAACTCTCTGCCAAAGACAAGAAAGTAGCTAGTCCCAACAACGCCGATTACTGCTGCAATGGTGAATGCGACTTCTGGGCTCACGAACTCCCAAAGATAGCCACCGAGTGCAGCACTTGGAATGACGACCGTGTTACGCAGTAAATAGTATGTGCCAGTCACGCGTCCTCCGGCACCCTTCTTGGCGGGACCGACAATTAGTGCCTTATGTGATGGCAAGCCGGCGAAACGAAGCCCAGAGAACGCAAAGATGAGGATCATCGCCCATGAGAGTGGCATCACCGGGGCAAGGAGCTCCGGTCCACCGATAAGCACAATAGGAAAAAGCGCATACACCGCAAATCCAAGTGCAACGATTGGCTTAAGTCCAACACGTTCGGCGATTTTTGCGGCTGGAGCCATCGCGATGAGCGCAATCAACATCTCAACGCCAAGTAGATACCCAAAGAACGCTTCAGGCGAGAGACTGACTCCGTATGAGAAACCCGCCAGCGAAGCTGTCGGATTAAACCCGACCTCGTAGAACTGCGTAATTACCAATACAAAAAATACATACACCATCCCATTCGCGAATCGGACAAGTGTATCACCCACAAGGAGTGGACGAAGCGGGTCGGGCATCTCACGTAGATCGCGTCTAATCTGCTTGATTCCATTGAATGAGTCACCCATGGAGTCCTCACTAGCGTCGTACAGAATATGCTGGGCGACAGTTCCAACAATCCCAAAGAGAATCGCTACCGAAAGAACGTATCGGAAACTCACCGAGAAGGCTGGATGGAAACCAATGAGCACGGCCGCAAGCACCGGGCCGATGAGGAATGCAGTCCGACGAAATGTTTCAGTGCTCGCGAATCCAGTAGCCAGTCGTGAGGGATCCGTCGATTGCTTGACAACTGCGAATGTCGCGCCGAGACCAAACGACTTCCAGCCCTGTGCGAGCAATAGACCAACGAAAATCCAGATCCAGGGCTGAATTGTGATATCGGCAACGGTAATCACGCCGAGATTCGGTGCAACTAGCCAAACACCAAAGCCAAATGTCGAAACTAATCCGAATAGAGTTAGTGCATATCGAGATCCAATGCGGTCCGAAATCGCGCCGCCAGGATACGGAAACACCGCTGATATGATGTTACCAACAGTTCCAAACAGACCGACCACAAATCCCGACGCCCCGAGTGCAATAATATACTCGGGGAGGAATCGATTGGTCATCTGAAACCCAAGACTGAATGCAAACATCGATAACGAAAGCACTAGCACATCTCGCTGTAGTGCAAAGAACTGTCGAAATGTATCCAGTGGTCCCGACTTATCCGACTCAATGGTAATTTGCTCTTGACTCATTAGTGAATTGTTATATCTCCTGTATTACATACGGCGTCTGTTACCTCGATATCAGCTATTATTTCGGATGGTTCCACAGACCAATGTAACATTTGTGTCGGGTATCGGATCACAAGACGAGGCACATGTGAATCTTCTACTAACTGCTAAATAATATTTCTATACCTAGATAAGCTGTGTTTAATCGAATCAAAATCTGTATTCAAACTCTCCATGAATCAGTTGAACAGCTTAGCCTATATTCATTCATTTGTGACATTATTCTGCGATCTGGGTTACTGACATTCCTCCCGCCGTAGGCGAGGATATCCGACGTTGTGATGTCAAGATTCACAACTCATCACTCATCACTCATCTGTTCTTTCGGGCAGAATGGTCCAGAGATTTGAACAAACAGGCAGGCCACTAGCCGTGCCAAACGACCGTTACCCATATTCTCGCTTGGAGGATATTGAGTTATCCGTCCACGAATATTCACCACACGACTTGCGTCACGCTTCCGACCACACTATGAGAATATCATTTTCGCGGTGCTGTATCCGAGCGAACTCCCATCCGTGGAGTTTCTTATCACCACACTTGCTCCGGTTCCATGAGCCGCTGTTCTCGTTTTTGCGAATTTTACTCAAAGTATCGATGGCGATGTGCCGACCTTGTTGTCAATGCACCGTTTAATAAGAATCTATCTGCCGCAGACAAAATAAAATCATCAGTGGTCACCGTCCCAGACGGTTCGAATCTACTGGATGTTCCCTACAGTCACGTCTGGTTGCGTTTCGTATTCACAGAAAATGAAGTCCAATTAATATCCTGCCCGCACGAAAGCGCGAGGGTTCTCCAAAGGGGAGCTTGAGGTTTCGTGTTTCCTCCGGATTCAATTACGCTTTCGCGTGACCTGTTCAATGGGGGCTATCCAATTATCACCGAGGACATGTATTGAAACGGGTGCAGCCCTATCAACGGTGCTTTCCCATCCAGACACGCTAGACGCTCCGACGGGAATACTACATCCCTCCATGGTTGGGTATTCAGCCGACTGGATACCGCACGTCTTCATTACAGGGACGCGGCGGGCTAATTTTGGTTTTGGTTTTGGTTTTGGTTTTGATCTTAGTATCCATCACGGTCGCTGGTCGAAGACCAGTAGGTGGTGAAACCGTCGTGCCGGTGTGGGAAAGATCATTGTTACACAATACGGTCGAAGCTCAAATAATATTGAGGATTCCAAACTCCGTGGGTTACGTCGTCAATCGTCGGATTCATTCTCCCTGAGGCGCGAGCTTTCTCTTTGTACTTCCGTGGTGGGAGATTCAAGATCGCAACCATGATTCCATGATTCTATTTGAATTGAGGCGCTAAGGACTTTTTCTCAAGAAGCGACCGAAAAAACAAGTACAGAGGCAATACAGCGCTGTAGGAGACATAAGTATCAAACACGTTTGACGCTTGACCCGCAAGCATAGTAACGAACCCCTCAATGATTCGCGTTCACCGCGCCGGGTATCGGATACTGTCTTATTGAATGACGGGTGGACTGGCTTCGAAGGTCGTTTGGAGTCCGCTTCGACCTAAGCTTATGATCAGATAATGTTTTGAGCATTTCAAACCACGCAGAACACAGTCAAGCCGACTTCGCCCAGCAGTTCAAGTCGTACTGTAGTAAGCAGTTATTGGAGCGGTATCGCGAGATTCGGGAGTCGTATTTCTGCGGTGACCGGTTCTGACGGTTGGGTAGTGCGTGGGAACGACAGGTGCAGTGTCGGAGGAGGTGATTAAAGAGTATATCGAAGAGACGGAACATGCGCCGGAGTGACGCGGTTCACCCCCGACCTCGGTAGGGCGGGGAACTCGCGCTGTTTTTTATTTAGAAACTCAAAGTAATCGGTCGAAGGTGAATTGATTCCACGTTGTCGGATTCATCCTACGTTATCGAGATTAGCCTCGTTCACACAAGAAATCACAGATTTCTGGGGACAATTAAACACGCAGGTATTCTCCTCCACTTGGTATAAGTTAGCACGTAGTATAACATATCATATAATGAACGAAGAAGAATTTTCCGTAGAAGTATCAGATGAAACGAAAAAGAAGATTCAGGAAATAGCTGATGAGAGGGACAACACAATAACTGATATGACCGAATGTCTAATTAAACGAGGTATACAAGCCGAACGAGAAATACATTCGAATAAAAAATTAGATATACCTACCGACGGTAAAGTAATAGACAGCATAACCCAGGCAGAGCAAGCAGTTTCGCAGAATAAGATATTATATATACTTCATGTTTCTGGATTAATATACATTATTGTCTATTCACTAACGGACATACCAATCGATCTATCGCTAGCGACCGGCATTCCCCTTGGAGTTGGATTAGTAGTCACGAGTTCGATAGATATTTTAAAATTAATAAAATAATATAAGAATTTCAAATGATGGGGCTGCACCCTACAGCCTGTTTTTTATTCTCCGTTCTATTCCGCTTATGATCCTCATTTGAAAATTTGGATGACATCACTGACTCAACAGATTGGTTTTGGATCGATGCCAAGCGCCTCAAGATCAGTGGTATATACCTCATAGACAACGTTAACTGTCATAACAGCAGCATCACGTGCCTGCTCATACTCGTCATTAGACTCACAAACCGCATCAAGTAACTCAACCCCGCGTTCAAGCGTTGCATTAGTCTCACTTCGAAGATCGCGGAAGAGGTCGGCAGCTGCAGTGTTGCCCTCGTTAATAAAGAAGTTGATGACCTGCAGCAGTGATCGTAAGCTAACAAGCGGTCGACCCAAGAGTCCTGCACCGATGCGAACTGGCGTTTCCTCGAGATTGCGGAGGTGTTTATGAAGCGAATTGGGGCTTTGGTTTGGGTCATCAGGGGCACTATCAGCTAGCGCAATCACCCGCTCATAGTGGTCAATCTCTGTTGCGGCAACCTCACGAAATATTTGTGCTGCAGTCGGATCATCCTCATCATCTGCCCATAGTATTAATGTATTATGTGCGTGCATCTCGGCAATAGCTGCCTCAGCGAGCACTCGATTCCGGTTAAGCTGAGCATCTGTGCTCGCAATGAGTGATTTTTCAGAGCCGAGTCGATCAATTTCTGTCTCACACTCCTTGCGGGTCGCCTCAAGCACACTCATTCCGTCCATAGTAGACATGTGCCGACCGCGTGTATAGTTCTATCCGTCAGTTTGTGATTGATTTCGCGCATCTATGGATCCGACATGAGCATAAATTCAAGTTGAGAGCACCCTACCAGTGAGATGAAAAGGGAGAGTATCGTTCCAAATTGCAGTGTATCTGCACCGCGTGAAGGCTATGATGCTACACTTACTTCGCTATAGATTGGATATTATGATAATCTGAGAGTTGGTCAAAGCAGTACTACTAGACCGTGCGCTTATGACCGAGCCGATTCGTTCCAGTGTATGGATACATTGCTGTCACCGGACACGCTCGCAACTCGTCTTGATCATGATGAATCGATCACGCTGCTTGACATTCGCAATCGCTCAGAAATCGATAACTGGCGCATCGAGGCCGCCTCGGCGACACGAGTCGAGGTCCCATACATGAAATTCTTAGCTGCGGGAGCGAGCGGTGACCCTGCATCTCTGCTTCCTGCGGACGCTACTGAACCGGTAGTCGCTGTCTGTGCACGCGGTGAGGCAAGCGATGAGGTAGCCACAATGCTTCGCGAGACAGGTATCGATGCGGTCAATCTTGCTGGTGGGATGGAGGGATGGGGACAGGTTTACTGTACGACAAACTGTGCAACTGAGAGTGGAATCCTCAAGCAATATCGTCGGCCGTCCTCGGGTTGTCTCGCCTATCTGTTCGTCACAGGCGAATCAGCGCTCGTGATTGATCCATTGCGTGCGTTCGCCGACCGCTACGGAGCGGACGCCAAAGAAATGGGTGCAGAACTCGTTGCGGTCGTCGACACGCATGTTCACGCTGATCATATCAGTGGTCTTCGTACGGTTACAGCCAGGGGTGCGACCCCCTATATGTCATCGAAAGCTATCGATCGGGGGGTGACCTTTGATGTGGAGTCGCTAGCTCCCGGCACCGCGTTCACTATTGGCGACACAGCGATTGATGTGCTTGCCTCACCAGGGCACACTACAGGTGGTATCTCACTCGCCATCGACGGATATCTCGTCTGTGGCGATACGCTATTCCTCGATGGTGTTGCACGCCCCGATCTTGAGGCAGACAACAACGCCCAAGCGTTTGCATATGATCTTCATCGGACGGTAACAGAGCGGTTCGCTGACCTACCTGATGATACCGTCATCGCACCGGGGCATTACCACGATGGCGCACCGCAATCATCTGATGGGAGCTACACCGCCCGACTCGGTGACCTCCGCGAGCAGTTGTGGCCATTTACCTCCGATTCGGACACCTTCGTCGAGCGGGCTGTTTCAGATCTTGGACCGCGTCCGGCTAACGACGAGCGTATTATCAGAATCAATCTGGGTCGCGAGCAAATCAATGATCAAGAGGCGTTTGAACTTGAAATTGGACCGAATAACTGTGCAGTCGCCGCAGACTGAGATATCACGACTCAATACCGCGCAGACCGCCGCCCACCGCGATGATCAATGAAATACCCACCCTGATCAGCTATTTATTACCGATTTCTTGCACAAACTCTTGAACTGCTACACTCAGGAGTATCGACTTGTGGCTTCGGGGTGGATAGAAACGCAAACGCGGCGTGAAATATCGATAAGAATGTCACACCGAGAGTAATCTGATCAGCGGATATTCCCGAGTTCGTTACTGTACCACAATCACTCACCGCGTGAGAGACTAGGTGTTTTTTGACCGGTATGACTGAGCATACATCCGACCGCTTGTCCCCCAGAGACAATGGATAACAGAATAATTACACGGTGTTTCATATCGAAAAAATAGTGTTGCTACCCTGAGAAGAGTAAAATCACCGGATTTTATATGTTTGTGCTATATAAGAAACGGTTGGAGGGTATGGGATAATTAACCGATAATCCCGACCTTTCAGAAGAGCCCGAGATTGACTCATCCAGAGTATATATGCTACATCTCGGTTAATCCGGAAAGATACCCTCGCAACCAAGCCAAACTATGTTTTTCTAGGCACTAATTAATTTGGTAAAAAACACTAATACAATTACAAGACCACATTAATATGATTCAGGGTGATCATGAAACATACGTTGGATTTATCCTATAATTCGGGATGCCGGTACCCTCTTTACTGTTGATCTAGATCATCTGAAGGATTTGATTAGCACAAATATAAATTGGTAACGGGGAGTCAAAATCGGCGAGGCTGAGAAAGAGTGAGCGGAGAATGCTCAGATACAATCTGGGACACGAAGTGAAAAAGAACACATCAAATAATTATACTAGCCATGGTATGCATCCTGACAGTAGTAACGAACGACAAACAAGTGTTGAGATTACTCCGTGAGAAAAGCGGATATGATTCCTGATTCAATGAAGGAAGATATCAGAGGGGTAGACAGTGGAAAAATGAATAGTCCATGTATTGGAGTATGTAATATCGATGAATCAAAAGAGGTATGTAGTAATTGCGGTCGGACACTTGATCAAATCGCAATCTGGACAGGGATGACACCATCTGAGCGGCAGGAAATCATAGAGGAATTAAAAGAGATGGGTTATCCGAAGCCAGATGCGTGAGAAGTAATCAGGGTCATGATAACTGTGAGTTGCATCATATTGACAGAATATCAATACGAATATCTCAGGAATCGAATATGACCCTCCGAGGTACTTCACATTGGTATTACATTGGAGCACACATACCACCCAAACTGAATTATATAGCAAACGGTCAGTAATATGTCTATTATCGGTAATGTCTACAGAGAGAGTAGCCAGAGTGCCTCGGAGCTTAGATGTGACCTCGAGACGGTTCAGTTTCGATACTCTATCATGAGGATTCAAGATTGTTTGAGATTACTGACCGGTCGGATTGTAAACACAGAGAGTCCAGCTAATCCCATCAGTATGGCACCTATCAAAAATGAGATGGACCAACCAACTCTCGTGATAAGAATGCTTGCAACAGAACCGGCAAACAGGCTTCCCCAGAGCTTAGCGGTATAGAGGGTGGCGTAATTCTCTGATGAGTACTTGCGCCCATAGTATTCCCCAATTAGTGTCGGAAAAATAGCAAACACTGGGCTTCTAAAGAATCCAGCGACTGCGACACAAATAATAAAAACTGGGGCGATACCACTCGAACCACTAACGACAGCGCCGGCAATCCCAATCGCGCTGAGTAATAAAGAACTTCCAACTGTCCGGATTGACCCAAGTCGATCTGAGAGCCCTCCCACAATGAGGACTCCGGAGCCATCCGCAATAGCAATAATCGATGCAGCAGCGGTCGCAACCCCAGCTGATAATTCCATTGCATCACTGAATGCAATGAGCTTTCCAATGAGCATGAGACCAACGCCATTGACAATTACAAAAGCACCATAGAGAATCCAAAACTGCCAGGTCTGAATCACATCAGTCCAAGCATATTCTTTTGTCTCCGTCACTGGATCCGTCTTTTC from Haloquadratum walsbyi C23 harbors:
- a CDS encoding DUF1289 domain-containing protein, encoding MIPDSMKEDIRGVDSGKMNSPCIGVCNIDESKEVCSNCGRTLDQIAIWTGMTPSERQEIIEELKEMGYPKPDA
- a CDS encoding MBL fold metallo-hydrolase, which codes for MDTLLSPDTLATRLDHDESITLLDIRNRSEIDNWRIEAASATRVEVPYMKFLAAGASGDPASLLPADATEPVVAVCARGEASDEVATMLRETGIDAVNLAGGMEGWGQVYCTTNCATESGILKQYRRPSSGCLAYLFVTGESALVIDPLRAFADRYGADAKEMGAELVAVVDTHVHADHISGLRTVTARGATPYMSSKAIDRGVTFDVESLAPGTAFTIGDTAIDVLASPGHTTGGISLAIDGYLVCGDTLFLDGVARPDLEADNNAQAFAYDLHRTVTERFADLPDDTVIAPGHYHDGAPQSSDGSYTARLGDLREQLWPFTSDSDTFVERAVSDLGPRPANDERIIRINLGREQINDQEAFELEIGPNNCAVAAD
- a CDS encoding MFS transporter, with translation MAEQRRSLSFSRWWLIAGGALAMGMAGTFQFVWSSIRGPLGTQIGTTEATLGTLFTLVIAVQTVVQFPAGWVRDRYGPRIPTLAGALLMTGGYVGLSIASSPVTAGLAVVAGGGGAGAIYTVAVNTPVKWFDEYRGLATGIITMSYAVLSFGLIPLTRGSILGTFQRTLLFFAVLAALTCLLAAIILRDPQIDTTPGGTAEKTDPVTETKEYAWTDVIQTWQFWILYGAFVIVNGVGLMLIGKLIAFSDAMELSAGVATAAASIIAIADGSGVLIVGGLSDRLGSIRTVGSSLLLSAIGIAGAVVSGSSGIAPVFIICVAVAGFFRSPVFAIFPTLIGEYYGRKYSSENYATLYTAKLWGSLFAGSVASILITRVGWSISFLIGAILMGLAGLSVFTIRPVSNLKQS
- a CDS encoding MFS transporter, with the translated sequence MSQEQITIESDKSGPLDTFRQFFALQRDVLVLSLSMFAFSLGFQMTNRFLPEYIIALGASGFVVGLFGTVGNIISAVFPYPGGAISDRIGSRYALTLFGLVSTFGFGVWLVAPNLGVITVADITIQPWIWIFVGLLLAQGWKSFGLGATFAVVKQSTDPSRLATGFASTETFRRTAFLIGPVLAAVLIGFHPAFSVSFRYVLSVAILFGIVGTVAQHILYDASEDSMGDSFNGIKQIRRDLREMPDPLRPLLVGDTLVRFANGMVYVFFVLVITQFYEVGFNPTASLAGFSYGVSLSPEAFFGYLLGVEMLIALIAMAPAAKIAERVGLKPIVALGFAVYALFPIVLIGGPELLAPVMPLSWAMILIFAFSGLRFAGLPSHKALIVGPAKKGAGGRVTGTYYLLRNTVVIPSAALGGYLWEFVSPEVAFTIAAVIGVVGTSYFLVFGREFEAYL